The Sphingorhabdus lutea genome segment GCGTGGCGGGCTTACATCCATTGGCCTTTGCAATTTTTTGCACTTTATTGATGCTGGCCTTTGTTGCTTTGGGTTTTTTGTGCCAAATTGCTTCTTCGACCTCAGATAAATTTTCTGGCAATGCGGGCGCATATTTAACTGGCTCGGCGTTAATCATGCTGCTTAAAAATAATGCTGATATAATCATTGCTCTCACTCCTACATGGATCAAATTTATTATAAAAAATAATTTGTCATAAAATAACCCAAAATGCCACAATTTTAATCTGCTTGATTACCACATTATTGGATGATTGATGCAGATGATTATACGCCCGTTGAGCCAAATCCGCCCGTTCCGCGCACGGTATCGTCCAAAATCTCGACTTCGGCAATTTTTGCCTGTGTCACCGGTGCGACAATGATTTGGGCGATACGGTCACCGCGTTTAATGGCAAAATCATCCTCACCCAAATTGATCAATATCACCTTCACTTCACCGCGATAATCGCTGTCTATTGTGCCGGGGCTGTTCAAAACGGTTATCCCATTTTTAAAGGCAAGGCCGGAGCGCGGGCGCACCTGAACCTCAAAACCTGGGGGGACAGCCATCGACAATCCTGTGGCAATGGCGGCGTGGCGGCCCACGCGCAGGGTGATATTTTCGGCGGCACAAATATCCATGCCTGCTGCGCCCGCGCTTTCATATTTGGGCAGGGGCAGGCCCGCACCATGATTTAATCTTTTAATTTGCAAGATGGTTTCAGACATTATTTCCCCCGAAAATTTGAAATATTATTTTTGAAAATGCTCGGCAATTTTGGCAATTAATTTCCTTGCCACCACATGTTTGGGCGCATCGGCCCATTGTTCATTGCCATTTTGGGTGACCAGCAAAATTTGGTTATTATCGCCGCCCATC includes the following:
- the dut gene encoding dUTP diphosphatase; this encodes MSETILQIKRLNHGAGLPLPKYESAGAAGMDICAAENITLRVGRHAAIATGLSMAVPPGFEVQVRPRSGLAFKNGITVLNSPGTIDSDYRGEVKVILINLGEDDFAIKRGDRIAQIIVAPVTQAKIAEVEILDDTVRGTGGFGSTGV